Proteins encoded by one window of Pecten maximus chromosome 15, xPecMax1.1, whole genome shotgun sequence:
- the LOC117343943 gene encoding uncharacterized protein LOC117343943, with protein sequence MAKIRFLHLALLIVIFLIVCEAKHQSHLTSTGVNVPPTSRAGNDVTTDGTNSQKTGLAKSLAKSILKMLLSRICGKEKIFNLKRKRCEHSSEEYVRAFGNPGLGK encoded by the exons ATGGCAAAGATAAGATTTCTACATCTTGCCCTGCTCATTGTCATTTTCTTAATTGTTTGTGAAGCGAAACACCAATCAC ATCTAACTTCAACAGGAGTTAATGTTCCTCCAACATCTCGGGCAGGAAATGACGTAACAACAGATGGTACAAACAGCCAGAAAACAGGATTAGCAAAGTCACTTGcgaaatcaattttgaaaatgcTTTTGTCAAGAATATGTGGGAAAGAAAAAATCTTCAATTTGAAGAGAAAAAGATGTGAACACTCGTCTGAAG AGTATGTGCGTGCTTTTGGCAATCCCGGACTCGGAAAGTGA